In Zingiber officinale cultivar Zhangliang chromosome 1A, Zo_v1.1, whole genome shotgun sequence, the DNA window GTTTGAATTTTATGAACGATAAAAAAATACTAAGCGTGAGATTTCAACTCTACTTGCCAGCACACCGTACTTTGGAGTATCAAATAATATATTTTCACATGATGGTCAGTTGAATTTACACATGCTCTCATATAAAAATTTTGATCATCCCTAACCATCAAACATAGACACCCAAACATAGACACCCAATTTACTTTCCTTCAGAACATACTGTGAACGTCACTGCAATTGGAGCATTCCAATAGTATTTGGACTAATAAAAGTATAAATTATATTTGGGTTGATTTATTAAAAGTTAATTTGTTAGACAGTGCAAATGAACTCGGACTATCTTAATCATCAGTGTACCACGAGGCATCCTATTCCATAACCGACGCATACAAAAAAGTGTCGTGACTAAGACTTCCCTTACTTAATTGTAGTTAGGACTTCTCTTGCCTAAACATAGTTAAAACTAGTCACTCAGTAAAGTTTTCACCCTACCCTTCCTAGTCATTAAATTACCcttgacctaactagacttcattaaacatattatcaaccaaaaattaaaaccttagagTCAATTTCACCAACAGATATGTCATTAACATTCTTTCAACCTAATTTGATATTATTGTAATTTCATTGTTATATAATGTGTCATATTATGAAGCTAATGTTTATGACATTTATGCTTCTTGTGACTTTGATATGACCTGGATAGTAGGATGGAGAGTAATCATAAGGAATCTGTGGGAAAGAATGCAACACGAGGAAGAGATGAAAACAAAGTTTTTTGGATGGAAGAGGAGAGCTGGGTATTAATAAGATGTTTGCAGAATATGACAACCAATCCTATTTGGAAAATAGACGGAGGGTTCAAGAACAACTACATGGTCGAGATAAGGACTATAATCCAAAAGTTGCTAACAAAATCTGTCAGACACATTAAATCTAGGATCAAAATCTTAAAGAGAAAATTTGACGCTATCAATGAAATGTGCAGCCAAAGTGGTTGTACTTGGAATGATGTCTAAAAGAAGATAGCTTATGAAGAAACATGGTATCTTGAATGGATTAAACTACGTGTATTAATGAttgctattttttaaaaaaaattgtaatgtTGTGTATGGATATGTTACGCTCTTGGTGATAGGTTTTTATGGCCGCAAGTTTCTTGACTTTGTTAAATTGATTGTTATGTTCTTCTTTTAGACATAATCACAATGACATCAAAAGTCTCTATAATGTATCATTtccttatttttcaaagttaGAGATGATATATGGCAAAGACAGAGCAACATATCTCATTGTGGAAGATCCTACGATGGCTGCAAAAAATATCATTGATGTGGATGCTGAGTTGACCATATCGAATGACAATTCACTTGCTAAAAAAGAAGTTGAAATTGATTCGATGTCAAATCAACAACCTTTTTTACATCAAGGGCATCTCACTCTAAGGGGGGAAAGAAATCATCCACTACAAAGTTCCAAAAGCTTCAAAGAGGACAAAACTTCAGTCGTGCAAAATGTCAATTATGACTTCAAGTTACTTAATGATCGAGTTGAGGGATTTATGCAAATTGTTATCTCACACCTTGAGTCAATGTCATCTTGGGTTCAAGGTAAATCCTCAAAAATACCACAAGTTCTTGAGATGTTGGATAAGTATGGGTTCAAGGTAAATCCTCAAAAATACCACAAGTTCTTGAGATGTTGGATAAGTATGGGTTCGTTGGTAAGAATATGTAGAAGGTTGCTCAAGTAATTTGTGAAGATTCTGTGAATGTTGAGTTATTATTCAGTTTGGATCCCTCTGAAGTTAAAGATTTTGTGCTTAGTTACTTGTAATAATATGCTTGTGATGATGTTGGATTTGATGAATACATTTTTGTTTATCCtacttttatttattaattgggtTATTGATGGGAGGATAGGGCAATATTATCTTGCGTAGCAAACACAACAATAAATGATTATTATGTGTACCGTTGATATTATGGTAGATGTTTTGATTATGCAAAATCATTGACAAAATTATTGTGTACAAGTTAATATGTGACGATAGTTTATTTTGGAGATAATTGTTGTGTTCTATTATGTCTTTTATACACTGAATGAAGGAAAATCACTCActgtattcattttttttttaataaaatggtTCTGTCAATGACTCCGTGTGATTATTTTTGTATTTTACTTATaaggataaaataaaaattttgactAATTTCTATTCCATAATTTAAGCCAAATCAAGCAATATTAATAGGATTAATACTCATTCCAGTATCTATACCAAGTACAATCAATCCAGCAATCATTTTCATTGCCATTAACTTCTCAATCAAAACTCATTACCATTCTCATTGGCGAATGTATACTAAGCGCCCTCTAAAAAAATAAGgataatgaaaattttaggatagttgatgtagtgtgtagtgaaaaataattatctaaatttaataaagttgaTGGGTTGCCTCAAATTTTAGAGGTATTATGGAGAAGCTGATATAGATGTTCTTAGGCTTCTTTGTGAGGACTGAGAAGAGAAACCAGCCAAGGGGAGAGCATAGCAACATGATAATTTTTACCTAATCTGATTAAAGATTTGAAATCTGATTCAAATGAAGGAAGATATGAAGGGACTATCAATATTCGATATTCAGCCTGAATAACAGATATATATAATGATAGTtagatgaaaagaaaaaaatattagtatagaagatatccgatcatttaatggATATGGGTATGGATATGAGTATAAGGATGAATATGTGGTCACAGATGAATATGAGGACGGAGAATATAGAATCCGATCTGAATTCAATCCATTATCATTCCTAACAACTAGAAGGAGAGGTTTGAGCTTGGCTGCGGCTCTTAAGTTATGTGTCTTCTCCATGCAGAAGGAAGGAGTTACGTTGGCTTGTTGGCTTTGCGTTGGGATAGGTTCACCTCCAAAGTGGGCTTGGAAACCAAATGACTTCtaatttagggtttttttttaatattatgtatCTAAATTTTTACAATCTAACTAATTTTGAGACAAATAAACTCACATTTTGCCTATCAAGTATTCAAGAAGTACGGTAACTCTTGACATGGTGGCTCAATTTCACTAGTAATTCAATCATCTTAAATATATTCTACAtgaaaattgaattttgattCTTTAGAAAATGTACCCTATCTCTTGGCACCCCATCAAACCTCGAAGGTTGTATTGACAAACTAATAAATCTTATTAAATAGATATCAAACTTGGAATAAACTTCAACAAAAAAATATACACacttcttttcttaatattttttatcaattgattattttttttattaaatactattatATAACacgtttaattatatatattataaaattttaataatttatcgtaaaatatttttcatattatttattaattcagATAGTTGACCTTAGTCCAATTAATTTTAGTCCAACTAATTTTGGATGAATAGTTCAGATCTATAAATTGATCACTAATCatagataaattttttaaatataaatcaatcctgaCATAATATCTAATGCCATCGGTGGTTTGAAttttatgaataataaaaaaaaaaatactcagcATGAGATTTCAACTCTACTTACCAGCACATCATACTCCGGAGTATCAAATAATATATTTTCACATGATAATAAGTTGAATTTACACATGCTCTAGTATGAAAATTTTAATCATCCCTAACCATCGGACAAAAGACGTCCAATTTACTTTCCTTCGGAACGTACTGTGAACTGAACGTCGCTGCAATTGGAGCATACAAATAGTATATTTGGAcatataaaagtataaattatATTTGGGTCGATTTATTAAAAGTTGAATTTGTTAGACAGTTCAAATGAATTCGGACTATCTTAATCATCAGTGTACCGCGAGGCATCCTATTCCATAACCGACGCATACAAAAAAGTGTCCGGCTATTGAGCGTCTAGGTTTTGCTTTTACATCTCGCCGAATCTCTTCGTGGTGAGTAGGTAGGGTTTCCGCTTCTCGCCGTCTCTGGTTCCGCCATCGGGGCCGACGTTGGCCAACAAATTTCAAGTCGTTTTGGTTTTCTGTGATTCTTTTCTGTAGATTCTCTGAAGGAAGGATCCATACACGCAATGTCGGCGAAGGAAGATAACCGGATTTTTGTAGGAGGTTTATCGCGACACACCACGGAACGGCGTCTGGAGGAGGAATTCAGCCGCTTTGGGAAGGTTATTGAGGCCCAAGTATGATCGTCatctcttatttatttatttatttatttttaattttcggCTATTGAGCACTTTTTTTTCCCCCGCAATCGAAGGATCTGTGGAAaaacatgctttagttagttACGAAGGGAATTTGAAGACTCCTAGGGAAGGAGTTTtcgggaaaaaaaaaattctttctccTTTGTGGAGAAGTAAATTTGACGAAAGCATTTCACTAGGGTCTTGAATCTTGAGTTCAATGGTCGCCTTTATAGTACAATTATATATTATAACCTTCTGTGGAGTTTCTGCTAACTACAAGATTTCCCTAACAGATGTTTTTGATCAATGAACATACAAACCATCTGGAAACGGGAAAAATCGAAGATTTTCTTGTTTGGAAAAAGTTGCATGACATTTTTTTAGTTGATCTGCTTGATTTGTGCCTGTTCAACTATGTCTTCAACGTTTACTTCACATATAGCAATATTTTTGGTCTCTTCACTGAATCTAACTTTTTTTTCCttcaaattttttaatatctTTCAACAAGTACCTACATGACATGGTGAGATGCCTTGGCTTCTCGGCTTTCACAATTTTAATCCTCATCCAAGTTAGTTAGTCCATTTGAAAGATGCCTGTTTTAGTTTCTCCATGCTTGGTGGCATGCAGAAGAGGGTTGTTTTAATCTCGGAAATGATTGACTTATAGACAATCTTTTAGTTAATCTGTCCAGGGCAGCCTGCCATTCATATGTTTTGTTTTGTTCTAGCTGATGCAAcacttggttttgaaaatttaaatagcAGATTCTACTCCTTGGTATCCTTGAAGAGATAGCTTGAGCTCTGTTCTTTGATTTTTGGGTTATGGGTGTTGAtgctatgaagaaattttcagaAACAAGCCAAGATTAAGATGCACAATTGCAGGTTGTAGAAACTTTTACTGTTGTTAAGTGCTTAATGGATTGCCTTCAGATGATAGAACCCTTTTCGAAGTTATGATCTTTTGGCTAATGAAGTGCTCAGTCAAGCAagaattttgagttgaaagtgaAGATGTGATATTGATCTTACTGAGTTATTGCCATCTAATATCATGCACGATAAGGATATGCCAGATATCAGATGCTCAATCTAATGATTTGGCTTTTCTGCTAGCTAGCTAGTGTAGCATAATGGTCATCTCTCATCTTCATCGTTTCTGCTGAGAAACTGACTGAAGTGTTTTCAGTAGCTGACTTTACAATACGCACAGGATTCTTTATGAGGGTGTATCTTTTGGCTTCTTAGAGATGCTCTATTTTTTTCCTCACAGATTCATGTCCAATGTCCAATAAATGCCATGCCCTTTGTCTTAGATTTCTATATTGAATCAGGTGCAGCTTTGGTATGTTCAGTGTTCAGCACACGGAAGAATTGCAACTACTTTGTCACCACTTATTTGCCAATGATTGTTTGGTTTTTTCCCTTATATCCTTGTTTAAGATTTCATGTCAGTTACAATGACGTGGGAGTGCAAATGGAGAGTGCTATGCAAAAGCTGTCTATATAGATGAGGCTTAACATGTCCCTTTAAGTTCTTGATTAGAATCAAACTTTTTGATACAATTAAGTTGGTGGAAGATGGTACCTGGTAACATATTATCACTATTGGAAAGAAAATAATGTGCAATTCTTCTGAAGTTGGAAAAGGTGTAGAAATGATTACTGCTTAGCTGCAGGCATTCTTGATTCTGATTGGTTGTACTTCTTGACTCTGATTGGATCAGTGTCTCCTGTCTTAAAACAGAACAAtactcaacaacaacaacaacagctgAAGGTTAAAAAGTTGACAAaaacagcagcaacaacaagaAGCGCCAGCTGAAGGTTGAAAGGGATGGTTGCTGAGCATCCAATTTGTTAGATGCCGTTTTCAGTCTTTCTGCCAAATGCTACTGCATAAAACTAGAAGTCTTAGAAGATTACCCAAATAGAAAAACACGTGTCTCTCTATATCATGCTTATCTTGATTCCCCTATTTAACTTTGCATTTTGCATCAAATTGCATATTTTACAAGTTCATTGTATCTTTCTTTCCATTTTGACCTTTTAGCTGTTACTAGTCTTCTAACTAGAAGCAGTTGGTTCTTCTCCATTTTGTGAGTTGCTTTATTTAGGACTTGTCAGAAGTTTGTATTCACATGGTTCAGTATGACTGGTATGAACATCACAGTGTGGGACTGGTATGAACACCACAGCATGGTACCACTATTGGTATTTCAATGTATTTTCTTGTCTGCTAGATTACGACTTTGGGCAACCCTAATGCCCCTTGATGAAAAAAGTTCTTGCAATTTGTATCATCAGGGTAATTGTTTCCTCATTTTAGTTTGAGAGACATAATCGTGATTCCAGAGCTGCTCACCCCTTCATATGCTAGATTGATTCTTATACAATACTAGTACCTCTTTACTTTTGTGTTTAAGGTTGATTGCTCAATAACCTGTAAATGTGAATCAGTTGACTTATTGTGGCTAGCCTATCTAGATGGATTCAGGATGCTGTTCCATTTGGGACTTGTCAGAAATTTGTGTTCACATGGCCTAATATGATTGATCTGGGGAGTGCTTAATACCACCATTAGTATTCCCATATAGCTCACTGTTTCTAGATTAGTTGTTTGGTCAATCCCTTAATGACCTTGCACTGACAAAAGCTATTTTTTAGCGTTTGCACTCTTTCTAATCTTTTGAGAGACCTGAATGAGAACCGGAAGTGCTCAACTCTTTGTGCAGTAGACTAATTCATCATATGGTAGTTGCACTCCACTAGCAGTATTGCCTATGAGTTTGGGATGAACTGCTGGATAATCTATCAATGTGAATCAGTTTGAGGCGGCAAATTTATATGACAGTTGTTGTGTTGCTTTCTATTGCTCCCCATTTCAGAAGATCTGTGTTAAGATAGGCACAGCATAAGAATTAAGGCAATCAACTCATTTACCACATCAGACTTACAAAAGATCCATCTGAAGTGTTTCAGTTCATTTTGTTGACCGATACCCAATTTGTTTTATTGCTCTGTAAAGAATTTTTTCACTGGGTTCAAGATGAAGAATTTACATGCAACATGCTTTTAAACGCATAACAGATGTATATATTGGGTAGAAGAAGCTACCTACATGGATTCTTTACATGTAGCCTTTTTTTCTGTTTCACAATAAAAGATTACTCAGATGTCTGCATGTATCTCATTGTGTATGTAACATATGTGGTGATGGATCTTCATCAGTATCATATGCCATTAACAGGTTAGTGGCGTTATTACATACATTTAAAGTTAAACACAatttttttggtttaatttttttgCCAAACTGACATTATGTGCACAAGTGACATGATCTTTACACATTAACTTGTGCATCATTCTTGGCATTAATAGCTAGTTATGTATGTGCGTGAGTTTTATTTAGAAATGCTTATTTAGTAGTTTTCTTCATGCTTTTTCATTCTGCACAAATAGCATAGTGATTTCTGTGCTAGCATTGGTAGTCATTGGTTGCTATTGATTCATATCAGTGCAGTTTGGAAATGAGATAGACACCAGCCACTACTCTTACCAATAACATTAGCAGTTGCTACCAATACCTGTAATCTTGCATCTCTAAGTGATTGataattttcatttttcattcttcacTCTTCTTTTGTATTTCTGTTATGAAGTTTACACTCAGTCTGTGATAATAGGATAGTCTCATTACATCTTGTATCCTCATTTGTTAGTAGTATTCTTGTAATTGGCTTAAAGTTTATGTATTGGTTGTGGGAACCCAATACTATGATTACCCTTCATCTAATGTCACTATGAAAACATAATTTCATTGATCCTTTTGTATATCATGCAGGAATTTCTTTATTAGTAAATAGTGAGGGTTAATCTACATTCAGGTATTGAATCTTTGTGGTGTATATTGATGGTTGTTAACATGCCTTGACATTTGTAAGGTCGTCATTGAATTGACCAAATAGTGTCTTATTTCTCATATTATTTCTGTTTCTTAAATGGTGTTGGTGCACCTTCAAACATTgaggacatttttttttttgctatgtaTCTAATGCATCCAACTAAATAATTAGTCAGTTCATGCTGTATTTTCTAATTTGAACAGAATTTGTAACTGGAAAACAATcaagtaaaattaatatttatgcatTTAAATGTCATTGCTTGCTTGAAGAAATGATGTTCTCTTCCCCTGTTTCTTGCTTACATGGAATTCTATACTAATGCTGCAGAATTTTGGTTATTTTCGTCATTAGCATTAAAAATGGAATGAATGGATCTGGAAGTTGCCAGGAGGATAATGCCCTAGTATATTGCTAGTATATGCAGTCACTATCCAGATTGTCATATGGTTTTATTTCGTGTTTTCCTAGATAATTTTTCCAACTTTAACAAGCATGTTACCTGGCTATTTTCTATTTACCTCTTATAGGAATAAAAATATGTTTCATCTAAACTTCTGTCAGTTTTTATTAGTATTCTCATGTGTAGATCATGAAGGAGAGAGATACTGGTCGCCCTCGGGGATTTGGATTTGTGACATTCTCTAGTGCGCGTGCATCTGAGGCGGCCATTAGCCAAATGCATGAAAATGAACTAGACGGGCGAGTCATTTCTGTGAACAAGGCTGAGCCTAAGATGAGCACAGATATCAGCCGCTATGATGGTGGTGAATACAAGTCCAGTAGCAGAGGAGGCTATCGTGGTGGTGATGGGCCACCACCTGCAGCCCGTACAGATGAATGTTTTAAGTGTGGTCGTTctggacactgggcacgtgagTGCCCTTCCGCTGGAGGCGGCAGTGATAGCCATTTTTCTTCTCACGCCAAATTTGGTGGAGGAAGTGATGGTCGAGGGGGGCACAGTCGTTATAGTGACCGCTACATGGATGATCGTTATGACGGTGGTCACTATGGAGACCGTGATCGATTTGATAGCAGAGACAGCCGCTATGGTGGTGGTCgtgataaatatatgaatgatcGATATGGGCCTCCAGGTGATGAATTTCAAGGTGATAGATATCGAGGGGGACCTGATCATTACCCACACAGTGGATACAACAGGGAGAAGAGCTACGAGAGGGATGTTCCTCGTGGTGGAAGCTACGATAGAGATCCAGCACCAAGGGGCAGCGGTGGCTATGATCGGGACGGACCACGTGGCGGTGGAAGTGACAGATATGGGACTGGTGGGCCTGCTCGCTACAACGGTGG includes these proteins:
- the LOC122037892 gene encoding glycine-rich RNA-binding protein RZ1C-like isoform X1, giving the protein MSAKEDNRIFVGGLSRHTTERRLEEEFSRFGKVIEAQIMKERDTGRPRGFGFVTFSSARASEAAISQMHENELDGRVISVNKAEPKMSTDISRYDGGEYKSSSRGGYRGGDGPPPAARTDECFKCGRSGHWARECPSAGGGSDSHFSSHAKFGGGSDGRGGHSRYSDRYMDDRYDGGHYGDRDRFDSRDSRYGGGRDKYMNDRYGPPGDEFQGDRYRGGPDHYPHSGYNREKSYERDVPRGGSYDRDPAPRGSGGYDRDGPRGGGSDRYGTGGPARYNGGGSFRQRHGPYDRPGRGGRTSSYDVRY
- the LOC122037892 gene encoding glycine-rich RNA-binding protein RZ1C-like isoform X2 — encoded protein: MKERDTGRPRGFGFVTFSSARASEAAISQMHENELDGRVISVNKAEPKMSTDISRYDGGEYKSSSRGGYRGGDGPPPAARTDECFKCGRSGHWARECPSAGGGSDSHFSSHAKFGGGSDGRGGHSRYSDRYMDDRYDGGHYGDRDRFDSRDSRYGGGRDKYMNDRYGPPGDEFQGDRYRGGPDHYPHSGYNREKSYERDVPRGGSYDRDPAPRGSGGYDRDGPRGGGSDRYGTGGPARYNGGGSFRQRHGPYDRPGRGGRTSSYDVRY